In the genome of Telluria mixta, the window CAGTCGTCTTCGAAGACAGCCTCTTGCTGCTTGGCAAAGTCGGGATCGAGCACGTTCAGGTTGGCCTCGTCGTTGAGGATGAACGAGCGGTTGTCGAAATTGGTGGAGCCCACGGAGACGAGCAGCGAATCCACGATCAGCGCTTTCACGTGGTACATCGTCGGCTGGAACTCGGCCATCTTGACGCCGGCTGCCAGCAATTCACCCCAGCGCTCGCGCGAGGCGGCGCGCACGACGTCGGAATCGATGATGGGGCCCGGCGTGATGATGCGCACGTCCACGCCCCGTTTCGCGGCCGCGACCAGCGCCTTCACGGCCAGCTCGTCCGGCACGAAATACGAGTTCGACAAGTGAATCGTGCGGCGTGCGGCCGTGATGGCCAGCAGATACATCAGGTGCATGCTCTCGCTGCCGCCGGTGGGCGAGCTGGAGAACATCTGCGCGGGCATGTCGCCCTGCGCGACGAGTGCGGGGAAGTAGGCGGGGCCGTCGAGGATGGCGCCTGTCGCCTTGGTCCAGTTGTCGTTGAACACGGCCTGCATCTGGCCGACGACCGGACCTTCCACGCGGAAATGCGAATCGCGCCAGTGCTCGGGATCCTGGGCGTTGCCGCGCCATTTGTCGGCGATGCCGACGCCGCCCGTGAAGCCGACCTTGCCGTCGACGATCAGGAGTTTGCGGTGCGTGCGGTTGTTCAGGCGCGCCAGCTTCCACCAGACGGGCTTGTGGTAGCGGTGCAGTTCGACGCCGGCCTTGCGCATCTCGTCGAGCGACGCGTCGTCGATCTTCATGCTGCCGATCCAGTCGAGCAGCACGTGCACCTTGACGCCGGCGCGCGCCCGTTCCGACAGCGCGTCCGTGAATTCGCGGCCGATCGTGCCTTCCCAATAGATATAGGTTTCGAAGCTGATGGACTTCTGCGCCGAGCGGATCGCGTCTAGCATGGCGGGAAAAATCCTGTCGCCGTTGAGCAGCACCTCGGCCTTGTTGCCCTCGATGATGGGCGGGCCCAGCAGCACGCCCAATGAGCGGCGGAATTGCGGATCGTCCGTGTCGTACAGGCGCGTGAGTTGCGTGTCGATCTTCTTTTCGCCGGGCGCAAAGTTCAGCACGAGCAAGCCCGCCACGAGGGTGGCGATGCAAGTAATGAGGACGACGATGGGGCGTTTGATACGCATGAGTTCGGCTTTACGACGTAAAAAAACCAACGCCGATCGACGTTGGTTTTCAGAGTGGGCCTTGCACCTGCTTAGCGGACGCGGCCGCGACGCAGCAGATTCACGATTGCGAGCAGAATCACGGCACCCAGGAACGAGACCAGCAGCGACGACACACTGAAGTCATCGGAATTGATCGTACCACTACCGAACAGCGGGGACAGCAGCCAGCCGCCCAGGAAGGCTCCCACGATACCGACCACGACATTGAGAATCATGCCTTGCTCAGCATCCGTCTTCATGACCATGCTGGCGAGCCAGCCGAGCACACCACCAACAACGATCCAGATAATGAATAACATGTTGAGTCCTCCTCAAGTTGGAAAAAACATACTCCAGGCCAATTGAATGCCGAGGCCATGTGCAAAGTCTATTGATGCACACGGTACCGGGTCGGTGCGTTGCCGAACGTTAGACGCGCAAACTGCGCCGACGTTCTCTTGTGGTGCGGAATGTCCCGAACTGGGTGCGTCACCGAACAGAAGCGCACTGTTGGGCAGGCATATCGTTCAATCACTGTGCATCAATTAAAACGCAACACCCCGGACCGCTTCGATTACTGAAAGGAACGTACATCATGGCTATTTTCGACAACAGCACGACTGAGCAGAACAAGCAGAACCGTATGGTGACCGGGCTGTTTCCCGACCGCGCCAGCGCGGAGCGCGCCTACAGCGCCATCTCGACCCGCGGCTATACGAAGGACGACGTCAACCTGATGATGTCGGACACCACCCGCAAGACCCATTTCTCCGATACCGAAACTGAGCTGGGCAGCAAGGCCGCGGAAGGCGCCGCTGCCGGTGCCGGTATCGGCGGCACCATCGGCGCCGTGCTGGCCGGCGTCGCCGCCATCGGCACCTCGCTCGTGATCCCGGGCGCCGGCCTCGTCGTCGCCGGTCCGCTGGCGGCGGCGCTGGCCGGTGCAGGCGCGGGCGGCATCACCGGCGGCCTGATCGGCGCGCTGATCGGTGCCGGCATCCCGGAAGAACGCGTCAAGCACTACGAGGAAGGCATCCAGAAAGGCGGCATCGTGATGGGCGTGACGCCGCGTTCGGACGAGGACGTTGCCTACCTGAACCAGACTTTCACCGATAACGGCGGCTCGCACGTGATCGGCACCGGCATCGGCGCCGCAGCGGGCGCCGCCACCGGCGCCGCACTGGGTGCAGCCGGCGGTCCGATCGGCATGGCGGCCGGTGCCGCGATCGGCGGTATCGCCGGTGGCATGGCCGGCAAGGGCGTCGGCGAAGTCGTCAACCCGAAACCGGGCGACGACCTGGGCGAACACTACCTGGCCAAGGGCACGGGTGCCGGTACGGGCGCTGCGCTCGGCGCGGCTGCCGGTTCCGTGGCAGGCCCGGTCGGTGCGCTGGCCGGTGCGGCGATCGGCGGCCTGGCCGGCGGCGCAGCGGGCCGCGGTGCGGGCGAAGTGGTCAATCCGCATTCGGAAGACCGCCTGCATGAACACAACCTGGCCCAGGGCACCGGTGCCGGCGCGGGCGCACTGACCGGTGCGGCCGTGGGTAGCGCAGCCGGTCCGATCGGCACCGTCGCGGGCGCAGCCATCGGCGGTATCGCCGGCGGCATGGCCGGCAAGGGCGCGGGCGAAGTCGTGAACCCGAAACCGGGCGACGACCTGCATGAGCACAACCTGGCCGGCGGCGTCGGCGCGGGCGGCGGCGCGGCTGCTGGTGCGGCGATCGGCGCCGTGGGCGGTCCGGTCGGCATGGCGGCAGGTGCCGCGATCGGCGGCATCGCCGGCGGCATGGTCGGCAAGGGTGCAGGCCACCTCGTCAACCCGACCGCGGAAGATGCTTACTGGCGCACGAATTACCAGACCCAGCCGTACTACAGCACGGGCTACACGTACGACGATTATTCGCCGGCCTATGCACTGGGCTACAACAATGCCGGCCGCTTCCCGAGCTATGACCTGGCCGAGCCGCACATGGCCGACGAGTGGGATCGCGTGAAGGGTCATTCGCGCCTGTCGTGGGAGCAAGCCAAGTCGGCCAGCCGCGCCGCGTGGGATCGCGTGGAACGCGCCATCCCGGGTGATTCGGATCGCGACGGCCGCTGATCCATTGCCTCAATGAAAAAAGCCCCGCAGCGCGGGGCTTTTTCTTTTGGATCGACCGATTACTGCTTGACGGCTTCGACCTGGATCGCCAGCTTGACTTCCGGCTTGAAGCCCATCTTGACGCCGTAGTCCACGCCGAAATCGGCACGGTTGAACGTGGCCGACGCGTCGGCGCCGCACACTTCGCGCTTCAGCATCGGGTGCTGGATGCACTTGAACGAGTTGATGTGCAGGGTGACCGGCTTGGTCACGCCGTGCAGCGTCAGTTCGCCGTCGACGGTCGACGGTGCGTCGCCCTTGAACACGATCTTGCCCTTGTAGGTGGCGTTCGGGTACTTGGCCACGTCGAACATGTCCGGACCCTTCGCATGCTCGTTCATCTTGGCGTGGCCGAAGTCCAGGCTGTTCGCATCGATGGTGATGTCGACGGTGCCCGTCTTGTTCGCGCGGTCGACGACGATGCTGCCTTCCGTCTTGTCGAACTTGCCGCGCCAGTTCGACAGGCCGCCGAAGTGGTCGGCCTCGAAGCTCGGGTAGGTGTGGTTCGAGTCGATCTTGTAGGTATCGGCGGCGAAGGCGGCGCTGGAAGCGAAGGCGACGGCGAGCAGGGCGAGGTGCTTGAGTTTCATGTAAGGCAATCCTTTAACGATGGGTAGGTGTTGACTGTTACTGTCCCGCGGCGACGCGGAATTTGATGACGACTTCGTCGGCGACCATGCTCGTGTCCTTCCACTCGCCTTCGCCGATGTTGAAGGCCAGCCGCTTGATCGGCAGCTGTCCTTCGAAAACCTGTTTGCCGCCTTCCGGCTTGATCGTGACGGGGAAGGTCACGTCCTGGGTCTTGCCCTTGATGGTCAGCTTGCCCGAGACGGCGAGCTTGCCCGCGCCGGCCGGCTTGATCGCGGACGA includes:
- a CDS encoding phospholipase D-like domain-containing protein produces the protein MRIKRPIVVLITCIATLVAGLLVLNFAPGEKKIDTQLTRLYDTDDPQFRRSLGVLLGPPIIEGNKAEVLLNGDRIFPAMLDAIRSAQKSISFETYIYWEGTIGREFTDALSERARAGVKVHVLLDWIGSMKIDDASLDEMRKAGVELHRYHKPVWWKLARLNNRTHRKLLIVDGKVGFTGGVGIADKWRGNAQDPEHWRDSHFRVEGPVVGQMQAVFNDNWTKATGAILDGPAYFPALVAQGDMPAQMFSSSPTGGSESMHLMYLLAITAARRTIHLSNSYFVPDELAVKALVAAAKRGVDVRIITPGPIIDSDVVRAASRERWGELLAAGVKMAEFQPTMYHVKALIVDSLLVSVGSTNFDNRSFILNDEANLNVLDPDFAKQQEAVFEDDWKHARPITLQAWQNRPFMEKIGGKLADLIGAQL
- a CDS encoding GlsB/YeaQ/YmgE family stress response membrane protein → MLFIIWIVVGGVLGWLASMVMKTDAEQGMILNVVVGIVGAFLGGWLLSPLFGSGTINSDDFSVSSLLVSFLGAVILLAIVNLLRRGRVR
- a CDS encoding YceI family protein; translation: MKLKHLALLAVAFASSAAFAADTYKIDSNHTYPSFEADHFGGLSNWRGKFDKTEGSIVVDRANKTGTVDITIDANSLDFGHAKMNEHAKGPDMFDVAKYPNATYKGKIVFKGDAPSTVDGELTLHGVTKPVTLHINSFKCIQHPMLKREVCGADASATFNRADFGVDYGVKMGFKPEVKLAIQVEAVKQ